CCTCTACCCCGGTCGGAAAGCCGTTTGCCAATACGCGCCCGGCCTTGCGTTCCAGAACGGGCATCAACGACAAAGCGGCTTCCTGATCTGCATCGTCAAGGTGAAGGGTGCAGGTCAACTGCCCTTGCAGGTGTCGTGCAATGCGCTGCATTTCTTCCATTGTGTCGGCCATCACGATTATCCCAAGCGGGCCAAACACCTCTTCTGCCAAGCTTTCATCTGCGAGCCAGTTCTTTGCATCGGTGATAAACAAATTCGGTGTAGCTGACCGTTGATCGCAGCTTGTTACCAGTAGTTCACGCACACCTTCGGTTTCTGCGACACGACGTTGACCCGCCTGATAGGCTGCTGCAATTCCATCGGTCAGCATCGTTTGCTCTCCGACATCTGAAAGAGCAGCTTTAGCGCTTTCGGCAAACTGATCCGCCCCAGCGCCTGATAGAACGACGGCAATCCCGGGATTGGTGCAAAATTGTCCGGCACCCATCGTCAAAGATGCCGCCCAACCTTTTGCCACCTCTTCGGACCGATTGTTCAATGCGGCAGTCAGTACAAACATCGGATTAACTGAACCAAGCTCTCCAAAGAACGGAATGGGCTCTGAGCGGGCCGCACAAAGATCATACAATGCCCGGCCGCCGGCCAAAGAACCGGTGAAACCCACTGCGTTTATCAATGGATGCTGCACCAGCGCAGCCCCTACCTGGCGGTTTCCGCCTTGGATCAAACTGAACACGCCAGCATGTAAACCACATTTCTTAATAGCGGCGTGGATTGCTTCTGCGATGATCTCACCTGTGCCGGGATGGGCGCTGTGTCCTTTGACGACGACCGGGCACCCTGCCGCAAAGGCCGCTGCGGTGTCACCACCGGCTGTCGAGAAGGCCAACGGGAAATTGGAGGCGCCAAACACGGCAACTGGACCGATCGGGCGCTGAATCATGTGCATCTCGGGCCGCGGCAAGGGTGCACGATCCGGTAAGGCAGCGTCATGGCGCCGGTCCAAATAGTCACCCTTCAAAATATGGTCGGCAAACAAGCGAAGCTGGCCAGTTGTGCGACCGCGCTCACCTGCCAGCCGCGCAGCGGGAAGCCC
This DNA window, taken from Aliiroseovarius sp. F47248L, encodes the following:
- a CDS encoding aldehyde dehydrogenase (NADP(+)), with product MTFNPHGKHLIAGAWIAGDETFSSSPANGAAHSFAVGRVSDVDAAVLAAEDAFWSYGYSSRETRAAFLNSIADEIEARATEITEIGTQETGLPAARLAGERGRTTGQLRLFADHILKGDYLDRRHDAALPDRAPLPRPEMHMIQRPIGPVAVFGASNFPLAFSTAGGDTAAAFAAGCPVVVKGHSAHPGTGEIIAEAIHAAIKKCGLHAGVFSLIQGGNRQVGAALVQHPLINAVGFTGSLAGGRALYDLCAARSEPIPFFGELGSVNPMFVLTAALNNRSEEVAKGWAASLTMGAGQFCTNPGIAVVLSGAGADQFAESAKAALSDVGEQTMLTDGIAAAYQAGQRRVAETEGVRELLVTSCDQRSATPNLFITDAKNWLADESLAEEVFGPLGIIVMADTMEEMQRIARHLQGQLTCTLHLDDADQEAALSLMPVLERKAGRVLANGFPTGVEVCDSMVHGGPYPASTNFGATSVGTLSIRRFLRPVCYQNIPAGLLPDDLG